In one window of Nocardiopsis aegyptia DNA:
- a CDS encoding ScbA/BarX family gamma-butyrolactone biosynthesis protein translates to MTITPDQYELSFDRPLERTLVHREAVAEVYVTDARALGDGSYLVGAQLPRRHFHYTDHHVAPDVPDHLLVLECCRQAATVVAHRWLGVPQDTSFLVTDWTSRVRAPETARDGHDRPGRLSIRITAREVVRRGEDVRSAVFDTELRLDGDPLGSGTVSAGYLAKPGYRSYRRLRRGSAPPLSAEMPTGRRGTPVPAALVNRSDPRNVVLVEGMWGTGTAEARLDVPPDHPVHYDHPLDHVPAMSLLEAASQAAVLAAGAGRAHPQGYAHSVRAVFAAFVELDEPTDVRAHVEPVLDTGRRDRSVTVRFDQRGEEVCSVTVGVTPLEA, encoded by the coding sequence ATGACGATCACGCCGGACCAGTACGAGCTGTCGTTCGACCGGCCGCTCGAACGCACACTCGTCCACCGTGAGGCCGTCGCGGAGGTCTACGTCACCGACGCCCGCGCACTCGGGGACGGCTCCTACCTCGTGGGCGCCCAACTGCCGCGGCGCCACTTCCACTACACCGATCACCACGTCGCCCCCGACGTGCCCGACCACCTCCTCGTGCTGGAGTGCTGCCGCCAGGCGGCCACGGTCGTCGCGCACCGGTGGCTCGGCGTGCCCCAGGACACCTCCTTCCTCGTCACCGACTGGACCAGCCGCGTCCGCGCACCGGAGACGGCGCGGGACGGGCACGACCGCCCCGGGCGGCTGTCGATCCGGATCACCGCGCGCGAGGTCGTCCGACGCGGGGAGGACGTCCGGTCCGCGGTCTTCGACACCGAACTCCGCCTGGACGGCGACCCCCTCGGCTCCGGCACGGTCTCCGCCGGCTACCTGGCCAAGCCCGGGTACCGCTCCTACCGGCGGCTCCGCCGGGGCTCGGCGCCGCCGCTCTCCGCGGAGATGCCGACCGGACGGCGCGGCACCCCCGTGCCGGCGGCCCTGGTCAACCGCTCCGACCCGCGCAACGTCGTGCTCGTCGAGGGCATGTGGGGGACGGGCACGGCCGAGGCCCGCCTCGACGTCCCCCCGGACCACCCCGTCCACTACGACCACCCCCTCGACCACGTCCCGGCGATGTCCCTGCTGGAGGCCGCCTCCCAGGCCGCCGTCCTCGCCGCCGGAGCGGGGCGGGCGCACCCGCAGGGATACGCGCACAGCGTGCGCGCCGTCTTCGCCGCCTTCGTCGAACTGGACGAGCCGACCGACGTGCGGGCGCACGTCGAACCCGTGCTGGACACCGGCCGACGCGACAGGAGCGTCACGGTCCGGTTCGACCAGCGGGGCGAGGAGGTCTGCTCGGTCACCGTCGGCGTCACCCCGCTGGAGGCGTGA
- the fabG gene encoding 3-oxoacyl-ACP reductase FabG, with amino-acid sequence MSRSVLVTGGNRGIGLAVARSLAARGDRVTVTHRSGPPPEGLSGVRCDVTDPEAVAEAFATVARDQGDVEVLVANAGITRDGLLLGMSDADVDAVLDTNLRAVVRAVRHAARGMLAGRWGRIVLVSSSVAMTGSPGQANYAAAKAGLVGLARSLAWEVGSRGITVNVVAPGLVDTDMTRDLRPARREEYLRSTPLGRPGSPEEVAAAVGFLTSDHASYITGAVLPVSGGLGMGH; translated from the coding sequence GTGAGCCGCTCGGTGCTGGTCACGGGCGGCAACCGGGGCATCGGGCTCGCCGTCGCCCGGTCGCTCGCCGCGCGCGGCGACCGGGTGACCGTCACCCACCGCTCCGGACCGCCGCCCGAGGGCCTGTCCGGCGTGCGGTGCGACGTCACCGACCCGGAGGCCGTGGCGGAGGCGTTCGCCACGGTCGCCCGGGACCAGGGGGACGTGGAGGTCCTGGTGGCCAACGCCGGGATCACCCGTGACGGCCTGCTGCTCGGCATGTCCGACGCGGACGTGGACGCGGTGCTCGACACCAACCTGCGGGCGGTCGTCCGCGCGGTCCGCCACGCGGCGCGCGGCATGCTCGCGGGGCGGTGGGGGCGGATCGTCCTCGTCTCGTCGTCGGTGGCCATGACCGGCTCGCCCGGCCAGGCCAACTACGCCGCGGCCAAGGCCGGCCTCGTCGGGCTGGCCCGCTCCCTGGCCTGGGAGGTCGGGTCCCGCGGCATCACCGTCAACGTGGTCGCGCCCGGACTCGTGGACACCGACATGACCCGAGACCTGCGCCCGGCCCGGCGGGAGGAGTACCTGCGGTCGACCCCGCTGGGCCGGCCCGGGTCCCCCGAGGAGGTCGCCGCCGCCGTCGGCTTCCTCACCAGCGACCACGCCTCGTACATCACCGGTGCCGTCCTGCCCGTCAGCGGCGGACTCGGCATGGGGCACTGA
- a CDS encoding acyl carrier protein — MSATQDLFFDIFSTVAGVPLEELATDATLDSLDVDSLLLIELTVAVQKRTGVVIEETDMVPEATLGEIVALLDKQLQEA; from the coding sequence ATGTCCGCCACCCAGGACCTCTTCTTCGACATCTTCAGCACCGTCGCCGGCGTCCCGCTGGAGGAGCTGGCCACCGACGCGACCCTGGACTCGCTCGACGTCGACTCGCTCCTGCTCATCGAACTGACCGTCGCGGTGCAAAAGCGCACCGGCGTGGTGATCGAGGAGACCGACATGGTCCCCGAGGCGACCCTCGGGGAGATCGTCGCCCTGCTGGACAAGCAGCTCCAGGAGGCCTGA
- a CDS encoding beta-ketoacyl-[acyl-carrier-protein] synthase family protein, translating to MRLTPPLALTAEVWYPPGRQTVQEALAASDVDSRTARDLGYTSLPVSEDVAPPDMAVRAARTVLARAARAAGGVSLLAHASVHHQGHDAWSAPHYIANELGAGDAVPVGLLQQCNGGAIGIELAVDRLARDSSGAALVTTADRFLMPSWHRWLTDYGMAAGDAGTAVLVERDEGLATDLLLHAVTTRAAPELEVMHRGDDGLNGGPLEHSPMIDVRRPKRDFVRTRGAETFTKTAHARIEETVAACLAEAGLTRNDPRLRYAVLPRLGRKAMDEAYEPPLRRATDAEVLDLGRASGHVGAGDLNASLAEIVAHGYLARGEHALVLNGGGGFTFTAVVVSRPERRPARPAD from the coding sequence ATGCGGCTGACACCACCCCTGGCACTGACCGCCGAGGTCTGGTACCCGCCGGGCCGGCAGACCGTCCAGGAGGCGCTGGCCGCGTCGGACGTGGACTCCAGGACCGCCCGCGACCTCGGCTACACGAGCCTGCCCGTCAGCGAGGACGTCGCTCCGCCGGACATGGCCGTCCGCGCGGCCCGCACCGTCCTCGCCCGCGCCGCCCGCGCGGCCGGCGGGGTGTCCCTGCTGGCCCACGCCAGCGTCCACCACCAGGGGCACGACGCCTGGTCCGCTCCGCACTACATCGCCAACGAACTCGGCGCGGGGGACGCCGTCCCCGTCGGGCTGCTCCAGCAGTGCAACGGAGGCGCGATCGGGATCGAACTGGCCGTGGACCGGCTGGCCCGGGACTCCTCCGGCGCCGCCCTGGTGACCACCGCCGACCGCTTCCTCATGCCGAGCTGGCACCGCTGGCTGACCGACTACGGGATGGCCGCGGGCGACGCGGGCACCGCGGTGCTCGTCGAGCGCGACGAGGGGCTGGCGACCGACCTTCTGCTGCACGCGGTCACCACGCGCGCCGCGCCCGAACTGGAGGTCATGCACCGCGGGGACGACGGACTCAACGGCGGCCCCCTGGAGCACAGCCCGATGATCGACGTGCGCCGCCCCAAGCGCGACTTCGTGCGCACCCGCGGCGCGGAGACCTTCACCAAGACCGCGCACGCCCGGATCGAGGAGACGGTCGCCGCCTGTCTGGCGGAGGCCGGCCTGACCCGGAACGACCCCCGCCTGCGCTACGCGGTGCTGCCGCGCCTGGGCCGCAAGGCCATGGACGAGGCCTACGAGCCGCCCCTGCGGCGGGCCACCGACGCGGAGGTCCTCGACCTCGGCCGCGCCAGCGGGCACGTCGGGGCGGGCGACCTCAACGCGTCCCTCGCCGAGATCGTCGCCCACGGGTACCTGGCGCGCGGCGAGCACGCCCTCGTCCTCAACGGCGGCGGGGGATTCACGTTCACGGCCGTGGTCGTGAGCCGCCCCGAGCGCCGCCCCGCCCGCCCCGCCGACTGA
- a CDS encoding beta-ketoacyl-[acyl-carrier-protein] synthase family protein encodes MTGNHFDAVVTGLGLLTPAGIGVADNTERIWSGVPTAAHTPALEGLPVDFSCEVPGFDPVQALGRRTAARVDRVSQLGMAAAREAVADAGLDHRTWDGARVAVVVGTSFGGAASLEREHDTYREHGHELVSPLLMVTAPVNMTAGYIAMDLGALGPNQVVSTACASGATAVGYARLLLRTGACDIAIAGGSEAALTPTGVASLAKMGALSHRRDDPSRASRPFDADRDGFVAGEGAGMLVLERLEDARARGARVRARISGFGASADGHHPSAPDPTGSGAERAVRAALADGGVAPAEVGHVNAHGTSTPLNDVTEAALIRRVYGEGPAVTSTKGVIGHLIGAAGAVETAYTVLAVERGVVPPTANLDAVDPDVGVDVVAKEQRRVGIEAAVSHSFGFGGQNAAVLVTAP; translated from the coding sequence ATGACCGGGAACCACTTCGACGCGGTCGTCACCGGCCTCGGCCTGCTCACCCCGGCCGGGATCGGCGTGGCCGACAACACCGAACGCATCTGGTCCGGCGTCCCCACCGCCGCGCACACCCCCGCCCTGGAGGGCCTGCCCGTCGACTTCTCCTGCGAGGTACCGGGATTCGACCCGGTCCAGGCCCTGGGGCGGCGCACCGCGGCCAGGGTCGACAGGGTGAGCCAGCTCGGCATGGCCGCCGCGCGCGAGGCGGTGGCCGACGCCGGGCTGGACCACCGCACGTGGGACGGCGCGCGCGTGGCCGTCGTGGTCGGCACCTCCTTCGGCGGGGCCGCCAGTCTGGAGCGCGAGCACGACACCTACCGGGAGCACGGCCACGAGCTGGTCTCGCCCCTGCTCATGGTGACCGCGCCCGTCAACATGACGGCGGGCTACATCGCCATGGACCTGGGCGCCCTCGGCCCCAACCAGGTCGTGTCCACGGCCTGCGCCTCCGGCGCGACGGCGGTCGGCTACGCCCGGCTCCTCCTGCGCACCGGGGCGTGCGACATCGCGATCGCCGGCGGCAGCGAGGCCGCCCTGACCCCGACCGGCGTCGCCAGCCTGGCGAAGATGGGGGCGCTCTCCCACCGCCGGGACGACCCGTCCCGGGCCTCACGCCCCTTCGACGCCGACCGCGACGGGTTCGTGGCCGGCGAGGGCGCGGGGATGCTGGTCCTGGAACGGCTGGAGGACGCGCGCGCCCGCGGCGCCCGCGTACGGGCGCGCATCAGCGGCTTCGGCGCCTCCGCCGACGGCCACCACCCCTCCGCGCCCGACCCCACGGGCTCGGGCGCCGAGCGCGCCGTGCGCGCGGCGCTGGCCGACGGGGGCGTGGCCCCCGCCGAGGTGGGGCACGTCAACGCGCACGGCACGTCCACGCCCCTGAACGACGTGACCGAGGCGGCGCTGATCCGCCGCGTCTACGGCGAGGGCCCGGCGGTCACCTCCACCAAGGGGGTCATCGGCCACCTCATCGGCGCCGCTGGCGCGGTCGAGACCGCCTACACCGTCCTGGCCGTCGAGCGGGGAGTGGTGCCGCCCACGGCCAACCTGGACGCCGTCGACCCCGACGTCGGCGTGGACGTGGTGGCCAAGGAGCAGCGCAGGGTCGGGATCGAGGCGGCCGTCTCCCACTCCTTCGGGTTCGGCGGGCAGAACGCCGCGGTGCTGGTGACGGCCCCGTGA
- a CDS encoding MFS transporter, with the protein MGARPAEPTGGTRAWLVWAVAVAGYFLAMLHRNGLGVAALEAQARFDVGPALLSVLPMLQLLVYVLLQVPAGLLADRLGPRFTLGIGMAAMTLGSGLFALAPVVELAVAGRFLIGLGDALVFLNVIRLAALWFPRSRYALVSGLTGVVGGTGQVASAAPLAWALGGFGWEAAFLATAGVTALMALLVLLVVRDRPAGAAGHATIAAPISLWAALKEALAARGPRIGMAHHAAVMAPFTMMMVLWGYPFLVGGLGLSEGTAAVTLTALAAGGLWVAPFVGVLIGRNPNVRGGLALTLGTTLSAGWLLLVVWPGGAPLAVGIGVLAASAIGQTLAPTVSFDFARDGIPASRTGVASGLVNMSGFTTAVVCTVLAGAVLQALPEGPTAFQLAFVPICATTVCATVVLYVFILRRSRA; encoded by the coding sequence GTGGGCGCGCGGCCCGCCGAACCCACCGGAGGGACGCGCGCCTGGCTCGTCTGGGCCGTGGCGGTGGCCGGCTACTTCCTGGCCATGCTGCACCGCAACGGCCTCGGCGTCGCGGCCCTGGAGGCCCAGGCCCGCTTCGACGTCGGCCCGGCCCTGCTCTCCGTGCTGCCGATGCTCCAGCTCCTCGTCTACGTCCTGCTCCAGGTGCCCGCGGGGCTGCTCGCCGACCGCCTGGGCCCGCGCTTCACCCTCGGCATCGGCATGGCCGCGATGACGCTCGGCTCCGGGCTGTTCGCCCTCGCCCCCGTCGTGGAGCTGGCCGTCGCCGGACGGTTCCTCATCGGCCTCGGCGACGCCCTGGTCTTCCTCAACGTCATCCGGCTCGCCGCCCTGTGGTTCCCGCGCTCGCGCTACGCCCTGGTCAGCGGACTCACCGGGGTGGTCGGCGGCACCGGTCAGGTCGCCAGCGCGGCGCCGCTCGCGTGGGCCCTGGGCGGGTTCGGCTGGGAGGCCGCGTTCCTGGCCACCGCCGGAGTGACCGCCCTGATGGCGCTGCTCGTGCTCCTGGTCGTCCGCGACCGGCCGGCCGGCGCCGCCGGCCACGCCACCATCGCCGCGCCCATCTCCCTGTGGGCGGCGCTCAAGGAGGCCCTGGCGGCCCGGGGGCCGCGGATCGGCATGGCGCACCACGCCGCCGTCATGGCGCCCTTCACGATGATGATGGTGCTGTGGGGCTACCCCTTCCTCGTGGGCGGCCTGGGGCTGTCCGAGGGCACGGCCGCCGTGACCCTGACCGCCCTGGCCGCGGGCGGGCTGTGGGTGGCGCCCTTCGTCGGGGTGCTGATCGGCCGCAACCCGAACGTGCGCGGCGGCCTCGCGCTCACCCTGGGGACCACGCTGAGCGCGGGCTGGCTGCTGCTGGTGGTCTGGCCGGGCGGGGCGCCCCTGGCGGTGGGCATCGGGGTGCTCGCGGCGAGCGCGATCGGCCAGACCCTCGCGCCCACCGTCTCCTTCGACTTCGCGCGCGACGGTATCCCGGCGAGCCGGACGGGCGTGGCCTCCGGCCTGGTCAACATGTCCGGCTTCACGACCGCCGTGGTCTGCACGGTGCTCGCCGGGGCCGTCCTCCAGGCGCTCCCCGAGGGGCCGACCGCGTTCCAGCTCGCGTTCGTGCCGATCTGCGCGACGACGGTCTGCGCGACGGTCGTGCTCTACGTCTTCATCCTGCGCCGCTCGCGCGCCTGA
- a CDS encoding WD40 repeat domain-containing serine/threonine protein kinase — translation MRPLTPDDPTHLGGYRLTAHLGSGALGPVFAGVREDGGAAAVRAVRAEDAADPAFHSLLDREAEIVARIRNRFVVPLLGHDLAAAHPWTASAYVSGPSLLDLVHRTGPLPASALAHIARGLAEALDHVHAAGTIHLGLTPAHVLVDAAGPRLVDAGIRRAADGARITSPGDSVYWAPEHLPGDRSAPTDDLYSLGAVLAFAATGRAPSGNGPAALVDALRAGSAGAASPLPDALTACLDVRPEHRPSAAELLRALGGPLPDDPEPWLPSRARALVARFEEDSATALRTARPGPGTGQDPAAGAATDAREPAAPQPRLEGRPADRPGAVPASPRREHPGTGSGPATGSGSGFRSPAATRAPRAARRRRVAVRIAAAAGAAVLFVTTGLAVTATLSSEDVQPADVQAPDCSSPVGIDPALAPTEEPRTRFSPDVPFRLSFSPNGSVLAVSQVGGVDLWDWDRSSPLAAIPTDGSVVPPSPVSFSPNGCVLVHGGPDGAAVTDLPTGEATRVGGGSAVHSVAFSPDGGTLAVGVEGDPDNRLLHLLDPATGETVSALAGSARLGALRYSADGGTLVGSEDNAGFAVWRLDRPGDVSLIGDGSGSEAFAVLPDGSGILLVQSDRVVLVDPGTGEVEREFVPPPGDGVLVDVAYSRSTGRVLAARLDAAMGAESVVAWDVRTAERVRLAEDPPAVYPMVLSPSGNHLAGLRAGSHDIAVYDMDFSLVGVLAQ, via the coding sequence ATGCGCCCCTTGACTCCGGACGATCCCACACACCTCGGCGGGTATCGGCTTACCGCCCACCTGGGTTCCGGTGCCCTGGGACCCGTCTTCGCCGGCGTGCGCGAGGACGGCGGCGCGGCGGCGGTACGGGCCGTCCGGGCCGAGGACGCGGCCGACCCCGCCTTCCACTCCCTCCTGGACCGCGAGGCGGAGATCGTCGCCCGGATCCGGAACCGCTTCGTCGTCCCCCTGCTCGGCCACGACCTGGCCGCCGCGCACCCCTGGACCGCGAGCGCGTACGTCAGCGGGCCCTCCCTGCTCGACCTCGTGCACCGGACCGGTCCCCTGCCCGCCTCCGCGCTCGCCCACATCGCGCGCGGACTGGCCGAGGCCCTGGACCACGTCCACGCCGCGGGAACGATCCACCTCGGCCTCACCCCCGCGCACGTGCTCGTCGACGCGGCCGGGCCGAGACTCGTCGACGCGGGCATCCGCCGGGCGGCCGACGGCGCCCGGATCACCTCTCCCGGCGACTCCGTGTACTGGGCGCCCGAGCACCTGCCCGGCGACCGGTCCGCCCCCACCGACGACCTCTACTCCCTGGGCGCGGTCCTGGCGTTCGCCGCGACCGGCCGGGCGCCGTCCGGCAACGGGCCCGCCGCCCTGGTCGACGCGCTGCGCGCGGGCTCGGCCGGGGCCGCCTCCCCCCTTCCCGACGCCCTCACCGCCTGCCTGGACGTACGCCCCGAGCACCGCCCCTCGGCGGCCGAACTCCTACGCGCCCTCGGCGGTCCGCTCCCCGACGACCCGGAGCCGTGGCTTCCGTCGCGCGCCCGCGCCCTGGTCGCCCGGTTCGAGGAGGACTCGGCCACGGCCCTGCGGACCGCCCGTCCCGGGCCGGGGACCGGCCAGGACCCGGCCGCCGGTGCCGCGACGGACGCGCGCGAGCCCGCCGCACCCCAGCCCCGCCTCGAAGGCCGACCCGCCGACCGCCCCGGAGCCGTCCCCGCCTCCCCGCGCCGGGAGCACCCCGGTACCGGGTCCGGCCCCGCCACCGGGTCCGGGTCCGGGTTCCGGTCCCCGGCCGCGACCAGGGCGCCCAGGGCGGCCCGCCGTCGGCGCGTCGCGGTACGGATCGCGGCCGCCGCCGGGGCCGCGGTGCTCTTCGTGACCACGGGGCTGGCCGTGACGGCCACCCTGTCCTCCGAGGACGTCCAGCCCGCGGACGTCCAGGCCCCGGACTGCTCCTCCCCCGTCGGCATCGACCCCGCGCTCGCCCCCACCGAGGAGCCCCGGACCCGCTTCAGCCCCGACGTCCCCTTCCGGCTCTCCTTCTCCCCCAACGGCTCGGTCCTGGCCGTCTCCCAGGTCGGCGGCGTCGACCTCTGGGACTGGGACCGCTCTAGCCCGCTCGCCGCGATCCCCACCGACGGCTCCGTCGTCCCGCCCAGTCCGGTCTCCTTCAGCCCCAACGGCTGCGTCCTCGTCCACGGCGGTCCCGACGGCGCCGCCGTGACCGACCTGCCCACCGGGGAGGCGACCCGTGTGGGCGGCGGCTCGGCCGTGCACTCCGTCGCGTTCAGCCCCGACGGCGGCACGCTCGCCGTCGGCGTGGAGGGGGACCCGGACAACCGCCTCCTCCACCTGCTCGACCCCGCCACCGGCGAGACCGTGTCCGCCCTGGCGGGTTCGGCACGGCTCGGCGCGCTGCGCTACTCCGCCGACGGCGGCACCCTGGTCGGCAGCGAGGACAACGCCGGGTTCGCGGTCTGGCGGCTGGACCGCCCCGGCGACGTGTCCCTGATCGGGGACGGCTCCGGCAGCGAGGCGTTCGCCGTCCTGCCCGACGGCTCGGGCATCCTGCTCGTCCAGTCCGACCGCGTGGTCCTGGTCGATCCCGGTACCGGCGAGGTCGAGCGCGAGTTCGTGCCCCCGCCCGGGGACGGCGTCCTGGTGGACGTGGCCTACAGCCGCTCGACCGGCCGCGTGCTGGCCGCCCGCCTGGACGCCGCGATGGGCGCCGAGTCCGTGGTCGCCTGGGACGTACGGACCGCGGAGCGGGTGCGGCTCGCGGAGGATCCGCCCGCCGTGTACCCGATGGTGCTCTCGCCCTCCGGCAACCACCTGGCCGGGCTCCGCGCGGGGTCCCACGACATCGCGGTCTACGACATGGACTTCTCCCTGGTCGGCGTGCTGGCGCAGTGA